In Flavobacterium sp. N1736, the following are encoded in one genomic region:
- a CDS encoding GMP reductase, with the protein MRIETDLKLGFKDVMIRPKRSTLKSRSEVSLERNFKFLHSTTNWTGIPIMAANMDTVGTFEMAEVLAKEKLFTAIHKHYSPQEWKTFLDKVTPDFYNYIAISTGTGKEDFAKIGQIITENPLLKFICIDVANGYSEHFVQFLKQTRKQYPDKVIIAGNVVTGEMVEELLLAGADIVKVGIGPGSVCTTRVKTGVGYPQLSAIIECADAAHGLGGHIISDGGCSTPGDVAKAFGAGSDFVMLGGMLAGHTESGGELIEINGEKFKQFYGMSSTTAMDKHVGGVAEYRASEGKTVKVLFRGNVINTVLDILGGLRSTCTYVGASRLKELTKRTTFIRVSEQENQIFTN; encoded by the coding sequence ATGAGAATAGAAACTGATCTGAAATTAGGATTTAAAGATGTAATGATTCGCCCAAAAAGATCAACATTAAAAAGTAGATCTGAAGTCTCCTTAGAACGAAATTTTAAATTTTTACACAGCACTACAAATTGGACAGGAATTCCGATTATGGCTGCAAATATGGATACTGTCGGGACTTTTGAAATGGCAGAAGTTCTCGCCAAAGAAAAACTTTTTACAGCCATTCATAAACATTATTCACCACAAGAATGGAAAACTTTTTTAGATAAAGTTACACCGGATTTTTACAATTATATTGCGATTAGCACAGGAACAGGAAAAGAAGATTTCGCAAAAATAGGTCAAATAATTACAGAAAATCCATTACTTAAATTCATTTGTATAGATGTCGCCAATGGATATTCAGAGCATTTTGTACAGTTCTTAAAACAAACCCGAAAGCAATATCCTGATAAAGTTATTATTGCAGGAAATGTTGTTACTGGTGAAATGGTCGAAGAATTATTATTGGCTGGAGCCGATATTGTAAAAGTAGGAATTGGACCGGGTTCAGTTTGTACAACACGTGTAAAAACCGGAGTTGGATATCCGCAGCTTTCTGCAATTATAGAATGTGCCGATGCCGCTCACGGTTTAGGCGGACACATTATAAGCGACGGTGGCTGTAGTACGCCAGGCGATGTAGCCAAAGCTTTTGGCGCAGGATCAGATTTTGTAATGTTAGGTGGAATGTTAGCCGGACATACTGAAAGCGGAGGAGAATTGATCGAAATTAACGGCGAAAAATTCAAACAATTTTACGGTATGAGCTCCACAACAGCAATGGACAAACATGTTGGTGGCGTTGCAGAATACAGAGCGAGCGAAGGTAAAACGGTAAAAGTTCTTTTTAGAGGAAATGTTATCAATACAGTATTAGATATTCTGGGCGGTTTAAGAAGTACTTGCACTTATGTGGGCGCTTCTCGATTAAAAGAACTAACCAAACGCACCACTTTTATAAGAGTAAGCGAGCAGGAAAATCAAATTTTTACCAATTAA
- a CDS encoding GNAT family N-acetyltransferase — MITISEATINDIKLIQNIVHITWPITYGEILSKEQLDYMLDLFYSDEALTDQYNKKEQLFYMIYEDKTNIGFIGIEHNYKEENTTKIHKIYLLPETQGKGIGKKVINAIAKMALENNSKVLSLNVNRFNSALSFYKKIGFEVVDEVNIEIGNGYLMEDYVMEKKI; from the coding sequence ATGATTACAATTTCAGAAGCAACAATAAACGATATTAAGCTAATTCAGAATATAGTACATATAACATGGCCAATTACGTACGGTGAAATTCTGTCAAAAGAGCAATTGGATTATATGTTAGATCTTTTTTATTCTGATGAAGCTTTAACCGATCAATACAATAAAAAAGAACAATTGTTTTATATGATTTATGAAGATAAAACTAACATTGGGTTTATCGGAATCGAACATAATTATAAAGAAGAAAATACAACCAAAATTCATAAAATATATCTTTTACCGGAAACACAAGGAAAAGGAATCGGGAAAAAAGTAATTAATGCTATTGCAAAAATGGCTTTAGAAAACAATTCAAAAGTTTTATCCTTAAACGTAAACCGATTTAATTCGGCTTTAAGCTTCTATAAAAAAATAGGTTTTGAAGTTGTCGATGAAGTAAATATCGAAATCGGGAACGGTTATTTAATGGAAGATTATGTTATGGAGAAGAAAATTTAA
- the fahA gene encoding fumarylacetoacetase, with the protein MPITANDTKRKSWLEVPENSDFPIQNIPFGVFLTKENVVTVGTRIGDYAIDLGALQQLNYFEGIDLTDDMFMQDTLNDFISDGKKTWRLVRNRIAEIFDETNPKLRDSTKDRDIVIFKIDDVEMQLPVLIGDYTDFYSSKEHATNVGKMFRDPENALLPNWLHIPVGYHGRSSTIVPSGIPVHRPMGQTLPAGEKYPVFGPSRLVDFELETAFITTDVNIMGENIPTYEAEDYIFGMVLLNDWSARDIQKWEYVPLGPFLAKNFATSISPWIVTMDALEPFRTKGPKQDPSPLPYLQTKGKKAFDIHLEVSIQPENQEETIVSKSNFKYLYWSMAQQLAHHTSNGCRINSGDMMGSGTISGPTPDSFGSMLELTWGGQNPLKLKDGSERKFIEDNDTVIIRGFCESNEVRIGFGEVASQLLPPFIRP; encoded by the coding sequence ATGCCAATAACCGCCAACGATACTAAAAGAAAATCATGGTTAGAAGTACCAGAAAATAGTGACTTCCCTATTCAGAATATTCCTTTCGGTGTTTTTCTTACTAAAGAAAATGTCGTTACCGTAGGAACACGAATTGGCGATTACGCCATAGATTTAGGGGCTTTACAACAATTAAACTATTTTGAAGGAATAGATTTAACCGATGATATGTTCATGCAGGACACGCTTAATGATTTTATTTCTGATGGGAAAAAAACATGGCGTTTAGTGCGAAATCGTATCGCTGAGATTTTCGACGAAACCAACCCAAAACTTAGAGATTCAACAAAAGACAGAGATATTGTTATTTTTAAAATCGATGATGTTGAGATGCAATTGCCTGTTTTAATTGGTGATTATACTGATTTTTACTCCAGCAAAGAGCATGCAACTAACGTAGGAAAGATGTTTCGCGATCCTGAAAATGCTTTATTACCAAACTGGTTACATATTCCGGTTGGATATCACGGAAGAAGCTCTACTATTGTTCCGTCAGGGATTCCGGTTCACAGACCAATGGGACAAACTTTGCCGGCGGGAGAAAAATATCCTGTATTTGGACCGTCCCGTTTAGTAGATTTTGAATTGGAGACCGCCTTTATTACAACTGATGTTAATATAATGGGAGAAAATATACCAACTTACGAAGCTGAGGATTATATTTTCGGAATGGTTTTATTGAATGACTGGAGCGCACGCGATATTCAAAAATGGGAATATGTGCCTCTTGGACCATTCTTAGCGAAAAACTTTGCAACTTCAATTTCACCGTGGATTGTAACTATGGATGCTTTGGAACCTTTTAGAACTAAAGGTCCTAAACAAGATCCGTCACCGCTTCCGTATTTACAGACTAAAGGTAAAAAAGCGTTTGATATTCATTTAGAAGTTTCGATACAACCTGAAAATCAAGAAGAAACTATTGTTTCTAAATCGAATTTCAAATATTTATACTGGTCAATGGCGCAGCAATTAGCGCACCATACTTCAAACGGATGTCGCATAAATTCTGGCGATATGATGGGTTCAGGAACTATTTCCGGTCCAACTCCGGATAGTTTTGGTTCTATGTTAGAATTAACCTGGGGCGGACAAAATCCTTTAAAATTAAAAGACGGAAGTGAACGTAAATTTATTGAAGATAATGATACTGTAATTATAAGAGGTTTCTGCGAAAGCAATGAAGTACGTATTGGTTTTGGTGAAGTTGCCAGCCAATTATTACCTCCTTTTATCAGACCGTGA
- a CDS encoding agmatine/peptidylarginine deiminase encodes MTTNNRRFPAEWEKQQGIVLCFPHNGNDWPGKYEAIQWAFVEFIKKVATFETVFLVVADEKLKEKVAGMLESARVNSANISYIIHKTNRSWMRDSGPIIVKNGSKREALNFNFNGWAKYKNYQLDKFVPSKVADFIDVPLTQVMYKGKPVIVEGGAIDVNGKGTLLTSEECLMHPTIQVRNSGFTKEDYEAVFKEYLGVTNVIWLGDGIEGDDTHGHIDDLCRFINEDTIVTIVETDKNDSNYKPLQDNLKRLQNAKLEDGKSPTIVALPMPKRVDFEDLRLPASYANFLILNNCVLVPTFNDSNDRVALNILSECFPDREVIGISCIDFIWGFGTLHCLSQQIPA; translated from the coding sequence ATGACCACAAATAATAGAAGATTTCCGGCAGAATGGGAGAAGCAACAAGGAATTGTATTGTGTTTTCCGCATAACGGAAACGATTGGCCGGGAAAATACGAAGCAATTCAATGGGCTTTTGTAGAATTTATTAAAAAAGTAGCCACTTTTGAAACTGTTTTTTTGGTCGTAGCCGATGAAAAACTAAAAGAAAAAGTAGCAGGAATGCTTGAAAGTGCTCGTGTAAATAGTGCAAATATCTCTTATATCATTCATAAAACAAACAGAAGCTGGATGCGCGATTCAGGACCAATTATTGTAAAAAATGGTTCAAAAAGAGAAGCATTAAACTTTAATTTTAATGGATGGGCAAAATATAAAAACTATCAATTAGACAAATTTGTACCTTCAAAAGTAGCTGATTTTATTGATGTTCCGCTTACGCAGGTAATGTATAAAGGAAAACCGGTAATTGTAGAAGGCGGTGCAATTGATGTAAACGGAAAAGGAACATTATTAACATCTGAAGAATGTTTGATGCATCCAACAATTCAGGTTAGAAATTCAGGTTTTACAAAAGAAGATTACGAAGCTGTTTTTAAAGAATATCTTGGAGTTACCAATGTAATTTGGCTTGGAGACGGAATTGAAGGTGATGATACTCACGGACATATCGACGATTTATGCCGATTTATAAATGAAGATACAATCGTAACAATTGTAGAAACAGACAAAAATGATTCAAATTACAAACCATTGCAGGATAATTTGAAACGTTTACAAAACGCAAAATTAGAAGACGGAAAATCGCCAACAATTGTAGCGTTGCCAATGCCAAAACGTGTAGATTTTGAAGATTTAAGATTGCCGGCAAGTTATGCTAATTTCTTAATTCTTAATAATTGTGTTTTGGTACCAACATTCAATGACAGCAACGATCGAGTAGCATTAAATATACTTTCAGAATGTTTCCCGGACAGAGAAGTAATCGGAATAAGCTGTATCGATTTCATCTGGGGATTTGGAACATTACATTGTTTGAGTCAACAGATTCCGGCTTAA
- the glyA gene encoding serine hydroxymethyltransferase: MQRDEQIFDLILEEQDRQIHGLELIASENFVSDEVMEAAGSVLTNKYAEGYPGKRYYGGCEVVDVIEQIAIDRAKELFGAEYANVQPHSGSQANTAVYHACLNPGDTILGFDLSHGGHLTHGSPVNFSGRLYRPVFYGVDAETGRLDYDKIQEIATKEQPKLIIAGASAYSRDMDFERFRQIADSVGAILFADISHPAGLIAKGLMNDPIPHCHIVSTTTHKTLRGPRGGLILMGKDFENPQGLKTPKGEIRMMSSLLDLAVFPGNQGGPLMHIIAAKAVAFGEALKDEFFTYAMQLQKNANAMADAFVKRGYKIISGGTDNHMMLIDLRNKNISGKEAENALVKAEITVNKNMVPFDDKSPFITSGIRVGTAAITTRGLVEEDMETIVALIDKVLADHTNEAIIEEVANEVNEMMSERPIFVY, encoded by the coding sequence ATGCAACGCGACGAACAAATTTTTGACCTTATACTAGAGGAACAAGACAGACAGATTCACGGATTAGAACTTATCGCATCTGAGAATTTTGTAAGTGATGAAGTAATGGAAGCAGCCGGTTCTGTTTTAACTAATAAATATGCTGAAGGATATCCAGGCAAAAGATACTACGGCGGTTGCGAAGTAGTTGACGTAATTGAGCAAATTGCAATAGACAGAGCCAAAGAATTATTTGGTGCTGAATATGCAAACGTACAGCCACACTCAGGTTCTCAGGCAAACACAGCAGTTTATCACGCTTGTTTAAATCCTGGTGATACTATTTTAGGTTTCGACTTATCTCACGGTGGGCATTTAACTCACGGTTCTCCGGTAAACTTTTCAGGTCGTTTATACCGTCCTGTTTTTTACGGTGTAGATGCAGAAACCGGTCGTTTAGATTATGATAAAATTCAGGAAATTGCAACAAAAGAGCAGCCAAAATTAATCATCGCAGGAGCTTCGGCTTATTCTCGTGATATGGATTTTGAGCGTTTCAGACAAATCGCTGACAGCGTAGGAGCAATCTTGTTTGCAGATATTTCTCACCCGGCAGGTTTAATTGCAAAAGGATTAATGAATGATCCAATTCCACATTGTCATATCGTTTCTACAACAACACACAAAACGTTGCGTGGACCACGTGGAGGTTTGATTTTGATGGGGAAAGATTTCGAAAATCCACAAGGATTAAAAACTCCAAAAGGAGAAATCAGAATGATGTCATCTTTATTGGATCTTGCTGTTTTTCCGGGAAATCAAGGCGGACCTTTAATGCACATTATTGCTGCTAAAGCAGTAGCTTTTGGTGAAGCGCTTAAAGATGAGTTCTTTACTTATGCAATGCAATTACAAAAAAATGCAAATGCAATGGCAGATGCTTTTGTAAAAAGAGGATATAAAATTATTTCTGGAGGAACTGATAACCATATGATGCTTATTGACCTAAGAAACAAAAATATTTCTGGTAAAGAAGCAGAAAATGCATTAGTAAAAGCAGAAATTACAGTAAATAAAAACATGGTTCCGTTTGATGATAAATCACCATTTATCACCTCAGGAATTCGTGTAGGAACAGCTGCAATCACAACTCGTGGTTTAGTTGAAGAAGATATGGAAACTATCGTAGCTTTAATCGATAAAGTACTTGCTGATCACACAAATGAAGCAATTATCGAAGAAGTAGCAAACGAAGTGAACGAAATGATGAGCGAAAGACCTATTTTCGTATACTAA
- a CDS encoding tRNA-(ms[2]io[6]A)-hydroxylase has translation MGVLRLQLPTDPRWVNIVEKNIEEILTDHAWCEQKAATNAITIITNNSEHQDLVKDLLALAKEEIDHFEQVHNIIIKRGLKLGRERKDDYVNELYLYMKKSGDGSRVSGLVERLLFSAMIEARSCERFKVLSENIQDEELAVFYRELMESEAGHYVTFITYARKYGVGIDVEKRWREWLAYEESIITNYGKGETIHG, from the coding sequence ATGGGCGTACTAAGATTACAATTACCAACAGATCCAAGATGGGTAAATATTGTAGAAAAAAATATTGAAGAAATCCTGACAGATCACGCTTGGTGCGAGCAAAAAGCAGCAACAAACGCGATAACGATTATCACCAATAACTCAGAACATCAGGATTTGGTCAAAGATTTATTGGCTTTAGCCAAAGAAGAAATCGACCATTTTGAGCAAGTTCACAATATCATTATCAAAAGAGGATTAAAATTAGGACGCGAACGCAAAGACGATTACGTAAACGAACTTTATCTTTATATGAAGAAAAGCGGCGACGGAAGCCGTGTTTCAGGTCTTGTCGAAAGATTATTATTCTCAGCCATGATCGAAGCCAGAAGCTGTGAACGTTTCAAAGTTTTATCAGAAAATATTCAGGACGAAGAATTGGCAGTTTTCTACAGAGAATTAATGGAAAGCGAAGCCGGACATTATGTTACTTTTATTACTTACGCCAGAAAATACGGAGTAGGAATCGACGTCGAAAAACGCTGGAGAGAATGGCTAGCCTACGAAGAATCGATAATCACAAACTACGGAAAAGGAGAGACGATTCACGGGTAG